From Methanofollis sp., the proteins below share one genomic window:
- a CDS encoding PAS domain S-box protein encodes MRPYPEEIPKILERLKANPRGMSVTDLAGDIGINRNTVSRYLDMLLIAGEVEMRTYGKAKVFYPSQRVPLSAMINFASDGVVILDRNLTIVQANDRVLAIAHAGRDEVIGKTMGESALSAFDHPLIRSRIDDALGGEDVVEEIRFLQADGEFFFRMKILPTAFNDGNPGITIILEDITEQKESEEALRAGEAKFRALVEDINDIIWNLDSNQAFTYVSPKSFDLLGYAPEEMEGHSLLDFVPEKEREKIRTKFSAPFASGEPFSLLSIPIMHRNGRPLIFEASGTPDFDEIGDFAGYRMVARDVTERQQAERRVRGWKSFLHCIVQNIPDMVFVKEIEGGSYVFFNRSAEAFAGNTSESLTGKKDDEIFPPDLVPFMTCGEKAVLAEMKTFECPETAVSFRCGEKRYLQAKKIPITGSDGTMKYILTIICDVTTHVRADALLRGQRDLALALGSAATLGEALTLCLGAAVQAAGADAGAVYMTDDGNGDLVLAATIGVPPAFAGKMRRFDAGTAAASLLSGPASSSWKAGDLPALDPSFTPLAEEGIAGVAAVPVKDGDHRIAVFLVASRRHTEIPAYGIRSLETTTAQVANVIGRIRAQETVKTERDRAQRYLDVARVMIAVIGPDGTIERMNRMGCRILGYEEEEIAGKNWFAALVPAHLRPRLETNFKKIMAGEVVPPDEEESPVLGRGGDEVCILWHNAIVRDDTGTITGMVSSGTLLPSSR; translated from the coding sequence ATGAGACCCTATCCTGAAGAGATCCCGAAGATCCTTGAGCGTCTGAAGGCAAACCCCCGGGGAATGTCGGTCACCGACCTCGCCGGGGACATCGGGATCAACAGAAACACGGTCTCGCGCTATCTTGACATGCTCCTCATCGCCGGCGAGGTGGAGATGCGGACCTACGGCAAGGCAAAGGTCTTCTACCCCTCCCAGCGCGTCCCCCTCTCCGCCATGATCAACTTCGCCTCGGACGGCGTCGTGATCCTGGACCGGAACCTCACCATCGTCCAGGCGAATGACCGCGTCCTCGCCATCGCCCATGCCGGCCGCGACGAGGTGATCGGGAAGACGATGGGAGAGTCGGCCCTCTCAGCCTTCGACCACCCCCTGATCAGGTCCAGGATCGACGACGCACTCGGCGGGGAGGACGTCGTCGAGGAGATCCGCTTCCTCCAGGCAGACGGAGAGTTCTTTTTCAGGATGAAGATCCTGCCGACAGCCTTCAATGACGGCAACCCCGGGATCACCATCATCCTCGAAGACATCACCGAGCAGAAAGAGTCCGAGGAGGCGCTCCGCGCCGGCGAAGCGAAGTTCAGGGCCCTTGTCGAGGACATCAACGACATCATCTGGAACCTGGACAGCAACCAGGCCTTCACCTATGTCAGTCCCAAGAGTTTCGACCTCCTCGGCTATGCGCCCGAGGAGATGGAAGGGCATTCCCTCCTGGACTTCGTCCCGGAAAAAGAGCGCGAAAAGATCAGGACAAAGTTTTCCGCACCCTTCGCCTCGGGCGAACCCTTCTCCCTCCTCTCCATCCCCATCATGCACCGGAACGGCCGCCCCCTCATCTTCGAAGCGAGCGGCACCCCGGACTTCGATGAGATCGGGGACTTTGCCGGCTACCGCATGGTGGCGCGTGACGTCACCGAAAGGCAGCAGGCCGAGAGGCGGGTGCGGGGCTGGAAGTCCTTCCTCCACTGCATCGTCCAGAACATCCCCGACATGGTCTTTGTCAAGGAGATCGAGGGCGGCAGTTACGTCTTCTTCAACCGCTCGGCCGAGGCGTTTGCCGGTAATACCTCGGAGAGTCTCACCGGGAAGAAGGACGACGAGATCTTCCCGCCCGACCTCGTCCCCTTCATGACCTGCGGCGAGAAGGCGGTGCTCGCGGAGATGAAGACCTTCGAGTGCCCGGAGACTGCCGTCTCCTTCAGGTGCGGGGAGAAGCGTTACCTCCAGGCAAAGAAGATCCCGATCACCGGTTCTGACGGCACGATGAAGTACATCCTCACGATCATCTGCGACGTCACCACCCATGTCCGCGCCGACGCCCTTCTGCGGGGCCAGCGCGACCTCGCCCTCGCCCTCGGGAGCGCCGCCACCCTCGGGGAGGCGCTGACCCTCTGCCTGGGCGCGGCGGTGCAGGCGGCAGGTGCCGATGCCGGCGCAGTCTATATGACCGACGACGGGAACGGCGACCTGGTCCTTGCCGCCACTATCGGAGTCCCCCCGGCCTTTGCCGGGAAGATGAGACGGTTTGATGCCGGCACCGCGGCGGCATCACTCCTTTCAGGCCCGGCATCGTCCTCCTGGAAGGCCGGCGACCTCCCGGCCCTCGACCCCTCCTTCACCCCCCTCGCAGAGGAAGGGATCGCCGGCGTGGCGGCGGTGCCGGTGAAGGACGGCGACCACCGGATAGCCGTCTTCCTCGTCGCCTCACGGCGCCATACGGAGATACCGGCGTACGGCATCAGATCTCTGGAAACAACGACCGCCCAGGTCGCCAATGTCATCGGCAGGATCAGGGCGCAGGAGACAGTGAAGACCGAGCGCGACCGCGCCCAGCGCTACCTTGACGTGGCGCGGGTGATGATCGCGGTCATCGGACCAGACGGGACGATCGAGCGGATGAACAGGATGGGGTGCCGCATCCTTGGATACGAAGAAGAGGAGATCGCCGGGAAGAACTGGTTTGCGGCCCTCGTCCCGGCACACCTCCGCCCCCGCCTGGAGACGAATTTCAAAAAGATCATGGCCGGCGAGGTCGTCCCTCCCGACGAGGAGGAGAGCCCGGTACTCGGGCGCGGCGGCGATGAGGTCTGCATCCTCTGGCACAACGCCATCGTGCGTGATGATACCGGGACGATCACCGGCATGGTCTCCTCGGGGACCCTCCTGCCCTCCTCCCGGTAA
- the budA gene encoding acetolactate decarboxylase, with amino-acid sequence MILEKGRYAVLLALLIISTAFFAMTAVRWSGDRAVADDTLYQVSTIGALLDGVYDGAADIDSLLSRGDTGIGTLEGLDGELIVIDGEAWQVKGDGTVVPVEGSARTPFAAVTAFEPDIVFEVEGPLTLAGLEASIEAALPSKNLPCAVLVQGTFTNVTARSVDRQEKPYPPLAEATKAQHVFTFGREEGSLVGFWLPAYLGGVNVPGFHLHYLADDRTGGGHLLDATVEHATVSLDITPDIRLSLPDEGGFQAANLSGGREAELASAER; translated from the coding sequence ATGATCCTGGAGAAGGGCCGGTATGCCGTCCTTCTTGCACTGCTCATTATATCCACAGCATTCTTTGCGATGACGGCCGTCAGATGGTCGGGAGACCGTGCCGTCGCCGACGATACGCTGTACCAGGTCTCGACGATCGGTGCCCTCCTCGACGGCGTCTATGACGGCGCCGCCGATATCGACAGCCTTCTCTCCCGCGGCGACACCGGCATCGGGACGCTCGAAGGACTGGACGGCGAACTCATCGTCATCGACGGCGAGGCATGGCAGGTGAAGGGCGACGGAACGGTCGTACCGGTAGAAGGGAGTGCCAGGACACCCTTTGCCGCGGTGACGGCCTTCGAGCCCGATATCGTCTTCGAGGTCGAGGGCCCCCTCACCCTCGCAGGCCTTGAGGCCTCGATCGAAGCCGCCCTCCCCTCGAAGAACCTCCCCTGCGCCGTCCTTGTGCAAGGCACGTTCACAAACGTGACTGCACGGAGTGTCGACAGGCAGGAGAAGCCATACCCCCCTCTTGCAGAGGCGACGAAAGCCCAGCATGTCTTCACCTTCGGCCGGGAGGAGGGGAGCCTCGTCGGTTTCTGGCTTCCGGCCTATCTTGGCGGGGTGAACGTACCGGGCTTCCACCTCCACTATCTTGCCGACGACAGGACGGGCGGCGGCCACCTCCTCGATGCCACGGTGGAGCACGCCACCGTCTCCCTGGACATCACCCCGGATATCAGGCTTTCTCTCCCTGATGAAGGCGGTTTCCAGGCGGCAAACCTCTCAGGCGGCCGGGAGGCCGAACTGGCCTCGGCCGAGCGGTAG
- a CDS encoding tetratricopeptide repeat protein — translation MDTTVALNFFWEHTWITWWTGKKADPETAARLHLFLLRRARDIGFATNTAARAYADEGARETFGAALKGALSDSAPEAAGREDYLWHRYTAFLAAGNIEGAGFVETMLSYPRAGTPDAYPAPPVPAGAPPSLRAWEQSEKRAVMAGIRWPDLYFESPFTAGFPHTQIIPAELEIASFAFATLRDFMGGKLPAGGAESFEHYINDAVTVITFAWFAAKNPEDQTAALNAAYPFTLEEETLDAFVGLFDDYETLLEEAGGLVKRGFSEEAKTVYAYTVLHAGDPALHHAAYENLAVLFKEEGEYEKAAGCAEKALAIREGMPDRDPLSIALAKKNLAEVLYLAGETERAGALAAAALDAAAGLEAGKAAPLLWAVASSFRRTGRFEEEYALLTRILDLDAPGEATDAAVERLFSMDQYARPDGAFDLKGLAAIEERRRYLDLFGKGAVLLQAFQFDRAIGCFEAALAISRDADLLRNIAIAHRLYGSPEAARRYLEEVIAARPGDLYALMHLGLLQEGEQRDAPVREAIGLALDSGADLALVLYPLISGLVAGPDEEVLPGIDRFGDLPSHDGARALYFLGAGTILSDLGVADAAATCYRRALKANPPAGVRGRILRNMGALAADGDDAARAADLLGQALKFAPADPTVWHRLAGVRAALGDAQGASAAAREAAHLMPTDAVFRTEKALRDAQAAAAPVMPADRTAAALVAAAERMIEEEGSAPVALRAYAAAIEATGGEVPDLPAPSGYEEALSARERLIKLLNRA, via the coding sequence ATGGACACGACCGTTGCGCTGAACTTTTTCTGGGAACACACGTGGATCACATGGTGGACGGGAAAAAAGGCCGACCCCGAGACCGCGGCACGTCTCCACCTCTTCCTCCTGAGGCGTGCCCGGGACATCGGTTTTGCCACCAACACCGCTGCCAGGGCCTATGCCGACGAAGGGGCCCGGGAAACCTTCGGGGCGGCGCTGAAAGGGGCACTCTCCGACAGCGCCCCTGAGGCCGCAGGCAGGGAAGACTATCTCTGGCACCGCTATACCGCTTTCCTCGCCGCCGGAAACATTGAGGGGGCGGGTTTCGTCGAGACGATGCTCTCCTATCCCCGTGCCGGGACGCCCGACGCCTACCCGGCCCCGCCGGTTCCGGCCGGTGCGCCCCCGTCCCTCCGGGCCTGGGAGCAGTCGGAGAAGCGGGCCGTTATGGCGGGTATCAGGTGGCCTGATCTCTATTTCGAGTCGCCGTTCACCGCGGGGTTCCCGCACACCCAGATCATCCCGGCCGAACTCGAGATCGCCTCCTTCGCCTTTGCAACTCTCAGGGATTTCATGGGCGGAAAATTGCCGGCCGGCGGTGCAGAGTCCTTCGAGCACTATATCAACGACGCCGTGACTGTCATCACCTTTGCCTGGTTTGCGGCGAAGAACCCTGAGGACCAGACGGCGGCCCTCAATGCCGCCTACCCCTTCACTCTCGAAGAGGAGACCCTCGACGCTTTTGTCGGGCTCTTCGACGATTATGAAACTCTCCTTGAGGAGGCCGGGGGGCTCGTGAAGAGAGGCTTTTCCGAGGAGGCGAAGACGGTCTATGCCTACACTGTCCTCCACGCCGGCGACCCGGCCCTCCACCACGCCGCCTACGAGAACCTCGCCGTCCTCTTCAAGGAGGAGGGGGAGTACGAAAAGGCCGCGGGGTGTGCGGAGAAGGCGCTCGCGATCAGGGAGGGGATGCCCGACCGCGACCCCCTCTCCATCGCCCTCGCAAAGAAGAACCTTGCCGAGGTGCTGTACCTGGCCGGGGAGACTGAACGCGCCGGCGCCCTCGCCGCCGCGGCTCTCGACGCGGCCGCCGGCCTTGAGGCCGGGAAGGCGGCGCCCCTCCTCTGGGCCGTGGCCTCATCTTTCAGGAGAACCGGGCGTTTCGAGGAGGAGTACGCCCTTCTCACCCGTATCCTCGATCTGGATGCTCCGGGCGAGGCGACGGACGCGGCGGTCGAGCGTCTCTTCTCGATGGACCAGTACGCCCGCCCTGACGGGGCCTTCGACCTGAAGGGCCTGGCCGCGATCGAGGAGAGGCGGCGGTACCTCGACCTCTTCGGCAAGGGTGCGGTCCTCCTCCAGGCCTTCCAGTTCGACCGGGCCATCGGGTGTTTCGAGGCGGCCCTTGCCATCTCGCGGGACGCCGACCTCCTGCGGAACATCGCCATCGCCCACCGCCTGTACGGTTCGCCTGAGGCCGCCCGGCGGTACCTGGAGGAAGTCATCGCCGCCCGCCCGGGCGATCTCTACGCCCTGATGCACCTCGGCCTCCTGCAGGAAGGTGAGCAGAGGGACGCCCCTGTCAGGGAGGCGATCGGGCTGGCCCTCGACAGTGGGGCCGACCTCGCCCTCGTCCTGTACCCCCTGATCAGCGGCCTCGTGGCCGGGCCTGACGAGGAGGTCCTCCCCGGCATCGACCGCTTCGGCGATCTTCCCTCCCATGACGGGGCCCGCGCCCTCTACTTCCTCGGCGCCGGGACGATCCTCTCCGACCTCGGTGTCGCCGACGCCGCCGCGACCTGCTATCGCCGGGCCCTGAAGGCGAACCCGCCGGCAGGGGTGCGTGGCCGCATCCTCAGGAACATGGGTGCTCTCGCCGCAGACGGCGACGATGCCGCACGGGCGGCCGACCTCCTCGGGCAGGCCCTGAAGTTCGCCCCTGCCGACCCGACGGTCTGGCACCGTCTTGCCGGCGTGCGGGCGGCCCTCGGCGATGCGCAGGGTGCGTCCGCGGCGGCCCGCGAGGCGGCGCACCTCATGCCGACCGATGCCGTGTTCAGGACGGAGAAGGCCCTGCGGGATGCACAGGCGGCGGCAGCGCCGGTGATGCCGGCCGACAGGACCGCAGCCGCCCTTGTCGCCGCAGCCGAACGGATGATCGAGGAGGAGGGGAGTGCCCCTGTCGCTCTCAGGGCCTATGCCGCAGCGATCGAGGCGACTGGCGGCGAGGTGCCCGACCTGCCGGCGCCTTCCGGCTACGAGGAGGCACTCTCCGCGAGGGAGCGCCTGATAAAACTCCTCAACCGTGCCTGA
- a CDS encoding PGF-pre-PGF domain-containing protein, with translation MKAGENVTFTFDRSAISAITFTAGGRIDGIMVTVEPVGNGPLEFDGSVYQHIEATLSYAREDALSGTTFFFDVPLNWLTSEGLGTGDIVLWRYSGGKWNPLLTELVRESGGRAYYRAHSPGFSHFAIAEGKGMTLLVVESSASAGEVIEETTEAPVEGVTTSVSSETTVPETNKTALPPATAQPSPAGFAALIVSLVLVVLVLRRR, from the coding sequence CTGAAGGCGGGTGAGAATGTCACCTTCACCTTTGACCGGAGCGCCATATCGGCGATCACCTTCACTGCCGGCGGGAGGATCGACGGCATCATGGTGACTGTCGAGCCGGTGGGCAACGGTCCCCTGGAGTTCGACGGCTCTGTGTACCAGCATATCGAGGCCACCCTCTCGTACGCCCGCGAAGACGCCCTTTCCGGGACGACGTTCTTCTTCGACGTCCCGCTGAACTGGCTGACGTCAGAGGGTCTCGGCACTGGCGATATCGTCCTCTGGCGCTATAGTGGTGGAAAATGGAACCCCCTCCTCACCGAACTGGTGCGGGAGAGCGGCGGCCGGGCGTACTACCGCGCCCACTCCCCCGGGTTCTCGCACTTCGCCATCGCCGAGGGGAAGGGGATGACACTTCTTGTGGTCGAGAGCTCGGCCTCGGCCGGAGAAGTGATCGAGGAGACCACCGAAGCGCCGGTGGAGGGGGTCACGACGTCGGTTTCCAGCGAAACGACGGTGCCGGAGACGAACAAGACGGCCCTGCCGCCAGCGACAGCACAGCCCTCTCCTGCGGGCTTTGCGGCGCTCATCGTCTCTCTGGTCCTCGTTGTCCTGGTGCTCAGGCGCCGATAA
- a CDS encoding small ribosomal subunit Rsm22 family protein — MTRPSDPLVLSPDETRKEEEFLASPRVPRRMERLIEEYITKKTGKAWNDPVILGRIREAVVTQKGRYWAKGKKRKIAYGRGYDVLAYLSYHFPVYLVQFELLFHEMVQDGLIPRNLRVLDAGSGPGVVSLAIADYYGRLDVAQASITAIDRSDENTEAYTALVHPYGEKKGQVAVSTPLLADLKDKIEVAGPYDLIVFSNVLNEIAGLDTEGKADLVARYAALLSPEGSVILIEPAEKEGSTALREVQAALTSRGLPVYAPCTPLWGEICRPDRCWTFVTGPDVKPPRLMEALATGEEGYRFMNTDIKYSYAILRKDDLTRISYRIGKQDKAARLGSLASHVGRQIHVRAARMSPDIGDEKRHVVKICDGTTKTPVYAVLPVYARTEENEALISGKYGEILSIRNAGVRYNREADTYSIIIGRKTTVTPIGKGCGA; from the coding sequence ATGACGCGACCTTCAGATCCCCTCGTCCTCTCGCCTGACGAGACCAGAAAAGAGGAGGAGTTCCTCGCCTCCCCGCGGGTACCCCGGCGAATGGAGCGGCTCATCGAGGAATATATTACAAAGAAGACCGGGAAGGCCTGGAACGACCCGGTCATCCTCGGCCGGATCCGCGAGGCCGTCGTCACCCAGAAAGGACGGTACTGGGCAAAGGGGAAGAAGAGGAAGATCGCCTACGGCCGCGGCTACGACGTCCTCGCCTACCTCTCGTACCATTTTCCCGTCTACCTGGTGCAGTTCGAACTCCTTTTCCACGAGATGGTGCAGGACGGACTCATACCCCGAAACCTGCGGGTGCTCGACGCGGGATCCGGCCCCGGCGTCGTCTCCCTTGCCATCGCCGATTACTATGGCAGACTTGATGTTGCACAGGCAAGCATCACCGCGATCGACCGTTCAGACGAGAACACCGAAGCCTACACGGCTCTTGTCCACCCGTACGGGGAGAAGAAAGGGCAGGTGGCCGTCTCGACCCCCCTCCTCGCCGACCTCAAGGATAAGATCGAGGTCGCCGGCCCCTACGATCTCATCGTCTTCTCCAATGTCCTGAACGAGATCGCCGGTCTCGATACCGAAGGGAAGGCAGACCTCGTCGCCAGGTACGCCGCACTCCTCTCTCCCGAAGGCTCTGTCATCCTGATCGAGCCCGCGGAGAAAGAGGGCTCGACCGCCCTCAGGGAAGTCCAGGCGGCGCTTACCTCGCGCGGCCTCCCCGTCTATGCACCCTGCACTCCACTCTGGGGCGAGATCTGCCGGCCTGACCGGTGCTGGACCTTCGTCACCGGCCCGGACGTGAAACCGCCGCGCCTGATGGAGGCCCTCGCCACCGGAGAGGAGGGCTACCGCTTCATGAACACCGACATCAAGTATTCCTACGCGATCCTCAGAAAAGACGACCTGACCCGCATCTCGTACCGTATCGGGAAGCAGGACAAGGCGGCACGCCTCGGCTCCCTCGCCTCCCATGTCGGCAGACAGATCCACGTCCGCGCCGCCCGGATGTCGCCCGACATCGGCGACGAGAAGAGGCATGTGGTGAAGATCTGCGACGGCACGACAAAGACACCGGTCTATGCGGTGCTGCCGGTATATGCCAGGACCGAGGAGAACGAAGCGCTGATATCAGGAAAATACGGTGAGATCCTCTCGATCAGAAACGCCGGGGTCAGGTACAACAGGGAGGCCGACACCTACTCCATCATCATCGGCAGGAAGACGACGGTCACGCCCATCGGGAAGGGATGCGGCGCATGA